A window of Benincasa hispida cultivar B227 chromosome 9, ASM972705v1, whole genome shotgun sequence genomic DNA:
CGCTTTTTCATGGCAAGTACTGCAATTTCCTTCACCATCATTCTGTCAGCGGCATCAAGTGAAGGACCTTTGGGCGGACGTGGTGGCTTCGGAGCCTTTTTCTTATTCTTATGCTTACCTCTAGCATTATTTTTCTCCATATGCACAAAAACTTCATGATCGTCTTCCCCTTCCAAATTCTTATCTATCAACACTTCTATGTTCTCGTCAGCAATGATGTTGGCAACAGAATTAGCAAAATTACTGTTTGAGGCTACGAGTCGCTCATCTTTTAGCAGTGAATCATCGGTCAACCTACTCCAAATATTCTTTACATCTCTTTTGATTGAACTTGGTTCCACACTTCCAACCTCTTTAACGATCTTCCCCCCACTTTCGAGATCGGATGTGAGGTCCCTTTCTCTTAAAGCCATGTACCCAATCTCATAGCCTTTTGACTGTAAAAGCCAAAATTCACTCCACACAACAAAAGAATAGAGAAAAGGGAAGTCGAAACTCCTCTATGAATGTTCAATTCCAATCAACTTTCTGAATCGCTGTAACATAACAATGGCTATAAAGCtatgaaaagggaaaatgtaaAAACACTGAGCAattcaataaaatgaaaatttcaacATACTTCAAATGCAAAACTTCAAAAGTCTTGAAATAACCGAACCATACTCAGAAAGTCAATCTCAAGGACATCAAAAGGGCCTCCAAAGAATCTAACCCATGAGTCTCCTAAATTAACACAAAATAAGcaagaaaaaaacaatcaaaacaagaaaaaaaaaatacaaattcccaaacatataaaaaaagGTTAACAACATAATTAACATAGCATTggttaaaatagaaaaagaacaaaaaagccCACCCCATAAAAGCAAtagttgaagaaggaaaaaaaaaacaacacagGAAATGAGCCGACACCAATATTTCGATACCACTAACCAAACAACAACTTTGGTAATGCCCAAACAAACTtaacaaaacacacaaaaaaaatgataaaaacaagaATCCACAAACAACAACACCATTAAAATCCCCGAAAACCCATCATCCCAGCAATGATAATAGAAAAACTAAACAGAGGATCCAAGCAAgcagaaattaaaaagaaacccattaaacacaaacataaaatggAACAAACAAGTCgcacaataacctaaaatgaGCCGAATCGAATAACCCAGAAACCCAATAGCAAGGATTCAGTAGAACGACAAAATCGAAATCGATTTCGATACTGTTCTTCTAATCatctgaaaattaaaaacaagcattataggaaaaaggaaaatatagtttaatgaAATGGGTCATCGTAAAATAATGGAAGTAAACCTTTCTTTGTCAAAATCAGGCGAGAGAATTTGTTCTGATCGGAGACGGCGACCGACGACTGAGTCAATCCTTAGATGATATTTATATTCACTTGAAACGGGTCAAAAACCAATGGAAACAATAATTCCCcatgaaatttgattttgaaatcgtCGGCCACATTTGGAAATTTCTGGAACCGGTAAAGTTTgttgttttggggttttttttttttttttttttttctttttttttttttttttgtgaattattttaatttttatgagaAAATTAGTTTCATTATGCTAATTGTTATGttgaattaaaaattagtttcaaTAATTTGCGAAAATATAGGCTTTTTTTTGTGTGtagaaaaatagatttttcCCCTCAAAATTGGAaccttatttttcttccttgaattatttttaatttttaattgtgtGCCTAATATAatagattcataattttttttaaaagaaaaatttaaaatatctttgaattttcaatttgttgTGTCTAATAAGTCATTGATCCATTctacatattttaaaattcatgtaCTAATAATTACATTGAAAGTTTTGAGAGTCATTCGACATTTCAATCAATTCCTTAAAAAAGATATTGAATATGGCTTATTGGtcacaaaatttaaaacaaatgaactatagatatttttaaaaaaaatagatacatattagacaaaaaaaacattaaaaatttaggatagtatacactttttaaaatttaggaaccaaatagacgtaaatttgaaaattcaacgACTAAGTTTAtagttttgtattttctttatgtttttatacagactttatttcatttttttctttaaagaaaaagtttaaaaagaaaattgaaaacaaaatatatttgaaatatagtGAACTATTCCTAAACTGTAAAAAGATTGTTACAACCaaatttttaaacaataaaaccatttaacctaattttttatttctatacaACTTGAAACCCATAGTATTaacgaaaaaataaataaataaaaactcatAAACAAAAAGATGTGTTTTTAAAAAGTAGATGCAAGAgtgttgaatttaattataatcattcctttaaaacttaaaagttCGATTCCTACCATTATAAtggttgtactaaaaaaaatctaaaactaaattaaaggaattaagaaaaatttctattttttttcttttgaaatagaaaaatcctTTCACTATATTAGGAATTAACAAGAATCTCTCTCCAAAAATTTCCCCTTTTCACTCACTCCCACTCTCAATCTCTACTTCCTACTAAATTTTCCATCCaatcatttctatttttttaaataattatttataatatcttttaaattataatgtatataaataattgtgaTGAGTGAGGGAGAACATAAATGGCATAAGAAGAGTTCTTTCCCTTAATAAATTGTGTGAGAATTTTCTTTCATACATCATTTAGTGGTTTGGTGTGTTTGGAATAAGTTTggaaaaatgtattttaaataaattgacttttctattaaaaaaaacatttgaaaacattaaTCTATCTTACTACTTAAAAAGTGactaaaagaaataatcatTTTTAGACTACTTCATCCGATTTTATCCCATAATTTTAGATAAATCTTAGTCAACATTATTAGGTCGTTTTAAACTAATGAAAATTTTGGGGAAAAAAGTacccacatttttttttttgacaattacCACCCACGTATTTATgggattttaaagaaaattattaattatataatttttagaatatgtttattatttattataatttaattaatataaaaataaatttaacattaatatTTATTACAACATTGTTTTTTGTGGAAAAAACTATTTATTATaacattaattatttattatcttttcaaattctCACATCCATACCTAACTTACTATTTAAGAGATAAGATGTTGGAATATGAAAAGTTTTATCTCTTCAATTctacaaattaatttctaaaatttatgagTTTATATTTAATGATGAGATTCCAAAAGATTTTGCAACTCTCTTCAACCATTTTTCTCCAAAACATTTGAATACTCTCTTTTACCTAGGTTTGTTTTTCTTCGTTTTACTATATGTAATTTAAGAGAAGACTTAAAAGATATGTATGTGTGTAGGAAAATGATGTAGAAAGTCAATTGTAAAGTCGAGACCaaatcattatatatataacgatggatttatgaagggtcaagGGGCAAGGAGTATGTGCCAGTAGATTATATTTCGATAAAGGGGGTCTttttatatataacaaaatagtcgacttatttacaaatatagtacaatggcaaaatttctattttgctattttaaaatattttcaatggttttgttacttaaaataatttctctcgATGAATAATTctagatttattattatttgtaaaaattataaCTTAACTTTTAAACTTTGAATTTGGTTCTAGGGTTCAAATCttacccttttattttttttaaatcttaagtttaatttatattttgttcctaaatttcaaaattttacaattttactttttaagttttaagtttagTATTCAATTGGTCCTTAAGCTTTTCAATACTATACACTTTTACTCCTTGAGATTTTACTGATGTTCATTTTTGTCTTCGACGTTAgcttctaattaattaattcaaaataattatgagaAATTACTAAAATCTAATtaagtataatttttttaaattaattaatggatattcaaaataaggataaaaagtgtatatttagtgaaaaaaaatactttttactattttttcaagtgataattttcaattttccaatatgtcccttaattaattattataatttaacaaAGAAGTTTGGAATTTGAAAAAAGGTTACAAATAGTTACATAATTTAGGTGGATGAGGGATTTTGACTgttctttattatttattatttattatttatatagatacataattataattaattagctTAActattttcttcctctttcaaatattaatttcattataataattataatataataaaaaatatataataacatatcagtattttattttatttttttttcaaattctatAACACAAAAATAAATCGTTCAGTATAGGACACATCTTGCTTCCCTATACATAATTGTATTATAATTAAGATGTCATTGCTAGATAAAGatcatcaaatttttttaagtatatgTTAAtcctttaatttctttaatttgataattagttttattttataatttagacTGTcacatttcatatatatattctaaaaaaattgataactaTACAATTCCTATTGTTTtcgaattttttaaaagtatttattatattgcattttttttttcatttaaatattctCATACTATTTTACAGACATACTTACTTATCAATTAAGTATTCTTTTGTGTTCAATTAATTGACATAAGGTATGTCAATTTTTTTAACttcttataaatttattttattttaaaatttaaattgttacattgaatttcatcttaagagcattgaattccatctttttgaggttttttttttcaatttctttttggaCCACGATccaatttataataaataagaaTACATCGTGAGAATCACAAGTTACAATATAATTTTTACATGTGCAATATGTCACATCGCACCTTCGTAAGGGTTTCGAGGTGATTGTGCGACACTTGGTCTCGCCCTCGAACAAGTCAACCAATCCAAATCCGAATAGCCGATGGTACAATGGATGTTTCTCACAACCTTCACCCCCATTCTTGAGAaaaagttttagaaaacgggtttaaaggaaaatattttcacaAACGTTTGAAAGAATGATTAAGCAATGAACATTAGTCGTACAgttagaaagcaataagcaacaacacaACTTTATAGCATACAACTCACTAGTATGAGGatatgatgattagtcttacATATATCTTAGGCACAATCTTACACGAACTTTGTCCCCTGGTAGGAACTTTCGGCGTCTGGGCTTCCTTCTCCTCCTCTTTGAGGCAAGGACTTGTGTAAATTGTTCGGCTCAAAAACACAACATTTTTTCAAGACACACAGAATGTCTTGAGGGGCCTTCTCTTTCGTGGTTTCAATTGACTCGTGAGTAATCCTTCTTCAATTGGAGGGCCAAAATCATCTTTATCCCATTTAGCTATTTGATCCTAGCATGCGCAACGGTCGGCGTAGACCCTGTGATCACTAAACACTTGCCGAGGGGTATCAGTATAAACTTGTGCTCAAGCAAGAATTCCATCCCCAACACCACGTAAAAGTCATCTATTTTGACGATCATGAAATTGGTAGGGCCACTCCAATCTCCCAACTTTACGATTGTTCTCTTTACCATTCCTATATTAAGCAAGGCTGCAGAGTTCACTGCTTTCATTTTACCTGTGCCTCCTTCCCCAACGAAGATTCAACCGTCTAGCTTTTGTTTCAGACTTATAATTATTGGTGGCTTCTG
This region includes:
- the LOC120085950 gene encoding uncharacterized protein LOC120085950 gives rise to the protein MALRERDLTSDLESGGKIVKEVGSVEPSSIKRDVKNIWSRLTDDSLLKDERLVASNSNFANSVANIIADENIEVLIDKNLEGEDDHEVFVHMEKNNARGKHKNKKKAPKPPRPPKGPSLDAADRMMVKEIAVLAMKKRARAERMKALKKAKAEKTSSFNSCIPAMIITFLFFLVIIIQGISSRSSSILQGSPEPAVGGSSGFISVQYIKSFPPNESNISNPPSFNSAA